A single region of the Eleginops maclovinus isolate JMC-PN-2008 ecotype Puerto Natales chromosome 4, JC_Emac_rtc_rv5, whole genome shotgun sequence genome encodes:
- the dmxl2 gene encoding dmX-like protein 2 isoform X6, whose product MHLHQVLTGAVNPGDCCYSVGSVNDIPFTAYGSGCDVVILASDFECVQIIPGAQNGNIQVGCVECSHQLGRIAASYGNTVCIFEPLSTNPNKRHKLNYQWQKTGQFFLDAITYNLAWDPQGNRILAATERLQLWAPPLKDVLIEEEDGQLNEDRPHPVLNDWNCVWQCKTAASVHIAKWSPDGEYFATVGKDDCLLKVWYPTTGWRSAVVVQDHSDKKPPPVHFSFVYLAHPRMVTGMSWRKTSKYMPKGSVCNVLLTSCEDGVCRLWSETLLPEDSLLGGQISENTHSFSSSLPGLAGNRDKIQHALESIHHLKHLRRGRRRSSALVAHSELLPSQLGTQDAHSHRHIAQHANALCHFHISASINPNTDIPAVLAESAVFNPDDGSGGGGFVVHWLNNKDLSFTSSMDLFMLQLRKLSEQQLDQTTEDPLDPEGSPMKFDFDLDEMSDKASSEQGEEGETGEQGSTKASSPGSSSSMPLPSMLLERRMETLITEWNKSPDMLFTIHPTDGSFLVWHVKYLDEFNQGIFRQVQVSFSSRIPVAFPTGDANSLSKNILMYACTIHEGESAGEPGRMVQRVPHSASASGGLGSSALVSSPNPCPGISPAVMMVSKHVDGSLNQWAVTFAERSAYSDVLTVSHKFRYCGHRFHLNDQACHTVLPLLLTSSHHNALLTPPSAPGSLEGEQPPTFPIPKGLPSRKQLRNAATRTFHDPNAIYSELILWRVDHIGPLSCTGGVSELARINSLHTSAFSNVAWLPTLVPSSVLGSYCNSASACFVASDGKNLRLYQAVVDARKLLDELSDPETSKLVGEVFNIVSQQSTARPGCIIELDVITNQCGANTQLLHVFQEDFILGYKPQKETEAFTTAFPPGEDYQPAPFSEKFFLVVIEKDLNRNSVLQMWHLHLKSVQACVDEASPDFSFQSQLMVPNQSVNPDSSPETSPIRPLPRSSSTANLQSASKLILSSKLVYSKRLDLPHGVEVTRATPSAGHLSSSSIYPVCLAPYLIVTTCSDSRVRFWRCAVEGDEGYSEDDRDTRTYRWEPWALMKEEEDNNSAVCVPGRPVAVSCSYIGRLAMAFKKPRPGQLQGSGEDFSMHVSIYECESTGGSEWVLEQTLHLDDFTRPSSTLDPRVSVDSNLFVYSRSDLYMSRDHTSPNIKHYVHLDWLSKEDGSHILTVGVGSNILMYGRISGVVNEPTSSKEGVAVITLPLGGSIKQGIRSRWILLRSVDLLSSVDGTPSLPVSLSWVRDGILVVGMDCEMHVYAQWHQDKKPGDGEEGNLSSADIAGGQTSSVFEGRARSKSVFEGSAAGAAAVDEALRAPAGLQEGGLFEAAHSLSPTLPQYHPTQLLELMDLGKVRRAKAILAHLVKCIAGEVAVVRDVEAGEGGSRRHLSRTISVTGSTAKDTIVAGRDGGRDYTEINSIPPLPLYSLMLADLDTSYKGAEEAAKGGDGEGSQKSAEDQYSDLFQMQTVTTDDFVNFAVDKPEKKSRVINLSQYGPTYFGPEHAQVLSSHLMHSSLPGLTRLEQMFLVALADTVATTSAEVTSSTDQKYTGGEALDECGLRYLLAMRLHTCLLTSLPPLYRMQLLHQGLSTCHFAWAFHSEAEEEQLNMIPAMQRGDPQWSELRAVGAGWWIRNINTLRKMVEKIGKAAFQRNNDPLDAALFFLAMKKKAVLWGLFRSQHDDKMTQFFKNNFSEDRWRKAALKNAFSLLGKQRFEQSAAFFLLAGSLKDAIEVLMEKMEDIQLAMIVARLYEADFENSSTCQGLLYEKVLGCNRDGSGYHCSRLHPDPFLRSIAYWIIKDYTRALDTLLERTPKDDDENPDVMVKACNPVVFSFYNYLRTHPLIIRRHLAIPEGTAATVGLSVEKSSADEINLIERKLFFTTANAHFKVGCPVLALEVLSKIPKVTKKSSSSPNSKASSKANVNSTQPLENGTQGGVDWGSPAAPADAWGGNDSVLDWSQPLVKMDEDDLKLDWGADKEDDEDDDDDDDDDGLTMKKPEAEIKVGGGSEIGGPKLQRDDSQGESEVDVIAEQLKFRACLKILMTELRTLATGFEVDGGKLRFQLYSWLEKEIAAMHTICNYKVEGKEEELDVEGWRERTASVDIPDDALDRTEAGAYERHQMERRRLQAKQQHSERRKAWLRKNQALLRVFLSYCSLHGAKGGGVTSVRMELLFLLQESQQETTVKQLQSPLPLPTTLPLLSACIAATKTVIANPVLHLSNHIHDILHTVTLLETPPHPDIMDDRVNTLHTLAASLSACIYQALCDSHSYSSQAEANQFTGMVYQGLLLSERKRLRTESIEEHVTPNSAPAQWPGVSSLISLLTSAREEDQPRLNVLLCEGVMAVYLALLIHGLGTHSSNELFRLAAHPLNNRMWAAVFGGGAKLVIKPKRPEAPPATAGPSKECSEAKAEQPSQTKSDSESKPVAPPQPAAEDGDRYRRRFNMRMLVPGRPVKETPATPPPVPTERPAYREKFIPPELSMWDYFVAKPFLPLSDSNALCDSDESGAEDDEDDDDAFLSDTQITEHSDPNSYSWALIRLVMVKLAHHNVKNFLPLTGLDFTDLPVTSPLSNAVLKTLENWEQLLLERMNKFDAPPPNYINTYPTDLSAGGGPAILRHKAMLEPDNTPFKTKNQQSFPARRLWHFLVKQEVLQETLIRYIFTKKRKQCESVDNHMDRLSPNCIAGASSPYKVEADLGYPGGKAKIIHKESDIIMAFAINRANSNEIVLASTHDVQEVDVSSLVAVQPYTWIGDDFDKESRSSDDIDHRSSQTNIAQTSSVPFAPPQMQVSASMPWLGSGQTSMGASVIMKRNLNNVKRMTSHPIYQYYMTGAQDGSVRMFEWNRPQQLICFRQAGNARVTRLYFNSQGNKCGVADGEGFLSLWQVNQTSSNPKPYLSWQCHTKTCGDFAFITSSSLIATAGQSNDNRNVCLWDTLISPSNTMVHAFPCHENGATVLQYAAKQQLLITGGRKGFVCVFDIRQRQLLHTFQAHDSAIKALALDAFEDFFVTGSAEGNMKVWKIAGHGLMHSFSTEHTKQSIFRNIGAGVMQVETRPGNRIFTCGADGTLKMRVLPDRYNIPSSLIDIL is encoded by the exons ATGCATCTGCATCAGGTGCTGACGGGGGCTGTTAACCCTGGAGATTGCTGCTATTCGGTGGGGAGCGTGAATGACATACCTTTCACG GCCTATGGCTCAGGTTGTGATGTAGTGATCCTCGCCAGTGACTTTGAGTGCGTGCAGATCATCCCGGGAGCTCAGAATGGGAACATACAGGTGGGCTGTGTGGAGTGCTCCCACCAGCTTGGCAGG aTTGCTGCATCCTACGGAAATACAGTCTGCATCTTTGAGCCTCTTTCTACCAACCCAAACAAACGCCACAAG CTTAACTATCAGTGGCAAAAGACAGGACAGTTCTTCCTCGATGCCATCACCTACAACCTGGCCTGGGACCCACAAG GGAACCGTATCCTAGCAGCAACTGAGCGACTCCAGCTGTGGGCTCCTCCACTGAAAGATGTCCTgatagaggaggaggatggacaGTTAAATGAGGACAGGCCCCACCCTGTGCTCAATGACTGGAACTGTGTCTGGCAGTGCAA GACTGCTGCATCTGTTCATATTGCCAAGTGGTCTCCTGATGGGGAGTACTTTGCAACAGTTGGGAAG GATGACTGTTTACTTAAGGTGTGGTATCCCACCACGGGCTGGCGTTCTGCAGTGGTGGTTCAAGACCACTCGGATAAAAAACCTCCTCCTGTTCActtctcctttgtttacctggCACATCCCCGCATGGTCACCGGCATGTCTTGGAGGAAGACCAGCAAGTACATGCCCAA GGGTTCAGTGTGCAATGTGCTGCTGACATCCTGCGAGGATGGCGTGTGTAGGCTGTGGTCTGAGACGCTGCTACCAGAAGACAGCCTGCTTGGCGGACAGATCTctgagaacacacactccttcagCTCCAGCCTGCCAGGCCTGGCAGGCAACAGGGACAAGATCCAGCATGCTTTGGAG TCAATCCATCACCTGAAGCATCTGCGCCGCGGCCGGCGACGCTCGTCTGCTCTGGTGGCTCACAGTGAGCTGCTGCCCTCTCAGCTCGGCACGCAGGACGCACACAGTCACCGCCACATCGCTCAGCACGCCAATGCCCTGTGTCACTTCCATATCTCAGCCAGTATTAACCCAAACACAG ATATCCCAGCGGTGCTGGCTGAATCCGCAGTGTTTAACCCAGACGATGGTAGTGGTGGTGGAGGCTTCGTCGTTCACTGGCTCAACAATAAGGACCTCAGCTTCACCTCCTCCATGGACCTCTTTATGCTGCAGCTCCGTAAGTTATCTGAACAGCAGTTGGACCAGACTACTGAGGACCCCCTGGACCCTGAAGGATCCCCTATGAAGTTTGACTTTG ACCTAGACGAGATGTCCGACAAAGCGTCTTCCGAGCAAGGGGAGGAGGGTGAGACAGGGGAGCAGGGAAGCACCAAGGCGTCATCCCCCGGATCCAGCTCCAGCATGCCTTTGCCCTCCATGCTgctggagaggaggatggagactCTGATCACAGAGTGGAACAAGAGCCCAGACATGTTGTTCACCATCCACCCTACTGATGGATCCTTCCTGGTTTGGCATGTGAAGTACTTGGATGAATTCAACCAGGGCATCTTCAGACAGGTTCAG GTGTCCTTCTCTTCCCGTATTCCAGTGGCATTTCCTACAGGTGATGCCAACTCACTGAGTAAAAACATCCTGATGTACGCCTGCACTATACATGAGGGGGAGAGTGCAGGCGAGCCGGGGAGGATGGTTCAACGTGTCCCCCACTCTGCTTCCGCATCGGGTGGCCTGGGATCGTCCGCACTGGTCTCTTCTCCCAACCCCTGCCCTGGAATCAGCCCTGCGGTCATGATGGTCTCCAAGCATGTGGATGGATCTCTCAATCAG TGGGCAGTGACATTTGCTGAGCGCTCTGCCTACTCCGACGTACTGACCGTATCACACAAGTTCCGGTACTGCGGGCACCGTTTCCATCTGAACGACCAAGCCTGCCACACAgtgctgccactgctgctgaCCTCCTCTCACCATAACGCCCTGCTCACCCCTCCTTCAGCCCCTGGCAGCCTGGAGGGAGAGCAGCCTCCCACCTTTCCAATACCAAAGGGACTTCCCAG CAGGAAGCAGCTGCGTAATGCAGCTACAAGGACCTTCCATGACCCCAACGCCATCTACAGTGAGCTTATCCTGTGGAGGGTGGACCACATTGGACCCCTGTCCTGCACTGGAGGGGTCTCTGAACTGGCCCGTATCAACTCTCTGCACACCTCTGCGTTTAGCAATGTTGCTTGGCTACCAACACTAGTGCCCAGCTCTGTACTTG GATCTTACTGTAACAGTGCCAGCGCCTGCTTCGTGGCATCAGATGGTAAAAACCTGCGTCTCTATCAAGCTGTGGTGGACGCCAGAAAACTTCTGGATGAGCTGTCAGACCCTGAAACGTCT AAACTGGTGGGCGAAGTGTTCAACATTGTCAGCCAGCAGTCCACTGCCAGGCCTGGATGTATCATCGAGTTGGATGTGATAACAAACCAG TGTGGCGCCAATACCCAGCTGCTGCATGTCTTTCAAGAGGACTTCATTCTAGGTTACAAGCCtcagaaagagacagaagcaTTCACAACGGCCTTTCCACCCGGTGAAG ATTACCAACCTGCCCCATTCTCTGAGAAGTTCTTCCTGGTGGTGATAGAAAAGGATCTGAACAGGAACTCTGTCCTGCAAATGTGGCACCTGCACCTCAAGTCTGTGCAGGCCTGTGTTG ATGAGGCGAGCCCAGATTTCAGCTTCCAGAGCCAGCTGATGGTTCCCAATCAAAGTGTGAATCCTGACTCTTCTCCGGAGACCTCACCTATCAGACCCCTGCCCCGCTCATCCTCTACAGCCAACCTGCAATCAGCCAGCAAACTCATCCTGAGCTCCAAGCTGGTGTACAGCAAGCGGCTCGACCTTCCCCACGGGGTGGAGGTAACCAGGGCGACCCCCTCTGCAG GTCATCTGAGTTCCTCTTCTATCTACCCTGTATGCCTCGCTCCGTACCTCATTGTCACCACCTGCTCTGACTCTCGGGTCCGCTTCTGGCGCTGTGCTGTGGAGGGTGATGAGGGGTACAGCGAGGATGATCGGGACACCCGTACGTACCGCTGGGAGCCCTGGGCTCTgatgaaagaagaggaagacaacaacagtgctgtgtgtgttcctggGCGTCCTGTTGCTGTGTCCTGCTCCTACATCGGCAGGTTGGCCATGGCCTTTAAAAAACCACGACCAGGACAG CTGCAGGGTTCTGGAGAGGACTTCTCCATGCACGTGTCCATCTATGAGTGTGAATCTACTGGAGGCTCAGAGTGGGTTTTAGAGCAAACCCTTCACCTGGATGACTTTACCAGACCCTCTTCAACCCTGGATCCAAGAGTCAGTGTGGACTCAAACCTATTTGTCTACAGCAG GTCTGACCTGTACATGAGCAGAGACCACACCTCCCCCAACATTAAGCACTACGTACACTTGGACTGGCTTTCGAAGGAGGACGGGTCTCACATCCTCACTGTGGGAGTTGGATCCAACATCCTCATGTACGGACGTATCTCCGGCGTCGTCAATGAGCCGACTAGCAGCAAGGAAGGAGTAGCTGTCATCACCCTTCCTCTTGGGGGCAGTATCAAGCAGGGCATCCGCTCACGCTGGATCCTGCTTCGGTCCGTGGACCTCCTGTCGTCCGTGGACGGCACACCATCTCTGCCAGTTTCCCTGTCCTGGGTGAGGGACGGCATCCTGGTGGTAGGCATGGACTGTGAGATGCACGTGTATGCCCAGTGGCATCAGGACAAGAAGCCTGGGGATGGAGAGGAGGGCAACCTATCATCTGCAGACATTGCCGGTGGTCAAACCTCCTCGGTCTTTGAAGGGAGAGCCAGATCTAAGAGTGTGTTTGAAGGGAGTGCcgcaggagctgctgcagtggATGAGGCGCTTCGTGCCCCAGCAGGACTTCAGGAAGGTGGACTGTTTGAAGCAGCTCACTCCCTTTCTCCGACTCTACCCCAGTACCATCCCACCCAGCTGCTAGAGCTCATGGACCTGGGCAAGGTTCGCCGTGCCAAG GCCATCCTCGCTCACCTGGTGAAGTGTATTGCTGGGGAAGTCGCAGTGGTGAGGGATGTGGAGGCAGGTGAGGGCGGATCAAGGAGACATCTATCCCGGACCATCAGTGTGACCGGCAGCACAGCAAAAGACACTATAGTGGCTGGCCGCGATGGGGGGAGGGACTACACAGAGATCAACTCCATCCCTCCCTTGCCCCTGTACTCCCTCATGTTGGCTGACCTGGACACCTCGTACAAGGGAGCGGAAGAAGCTGCTAAGGGGGGCGACGGTGAGGGGTCCCAGAAGTCCGCAGAAGACCAGTATTCAGACCTCTTTCAG ATGCAAACGGTCACCACAGACGATTTCGTGAACTTTGCCGTGGACAAACCAGAGAAAAAGTCTCGAGTCATCAACCTCTCTCAATATGGACCTACCTACTTTGGACCGGAGCATGCTCAG GTACTGTCCAGTCACCTCATGCACTCCAGCCTCCCGGGACTGACCAGACTGGAGCAGATGTTCTTGGTGGCCTTGGCTGATACTGTTGCAACCACTAGTGCTGAGGTCACCAGCTCCACTGATCAGAAGTACACAG gtggagaGGCTCTCGATGAGTGTGGACTGCGGTACCTGCTGGCCATGCGTCTTCACACCTGCCTGCTCACCTCCCTGCCCCCCCTCTACCGCATGCAGCTGCTCCACCAGG GCCTGTCAACATGCCACTTTGCATGGGCCTTCCACTCAGAGGCAGAAGAAGAGCAGCTGAACATGATCCCAGCCATGCAGAGAGGAGACCCGCAGTGGTCTGAGCTCAGAGCTGTTGGAGCGGGTTGGTGGATACGCAACATCAACACCCTGCGGAAAATGGTGGAGAAG atagGTAAAGCTGCATTCCAGAGAAACAACGACCCTTTAGATGCTGCTCTGTTCTTCTTGGCCATGAAGAAGAAAGCTGTCCTCTGGGGGCTCTTCAG GTCTCAGCATGATGACAAGATGACTCAGTTCTTCAAGAATAACTTCAGTGAAGACCGCTGGCGAAAGGCAGCCCTGAAAAATGCCTTCTCCCTGTTGGGAAAGCAGCGCTTTGAACAGTCCGCTGCCTTTTTCTTACTGGCTGGATCACTCAAAGATGCCATAGAG GTGTTgatggagaagatggaggaCATCCAGTTAGCCATGATCGTAGCAAGGCTGTATGAGGCTGACTTTGAGAATTCTTCTACCTGCCAAGGCCTCCTGTATGAGAAGGTCCTGGGCTGTAACAGGGACGGTAGTGGTTACCACTGTTCCAGGCTGCACCCCGACCCATTCCTCCGCAGCATAGCCTACTGGATCATAAAAGATTACACTCGAGCTCTGGACACACTGTTGGAACGAACCCCCAAAGACGATGATGAGAACCCTG ATGTGATGGTGAAAGCTTGCAACCCGGTGGTGTTCAGTTTCTATAACTACCTGAGGACACACCCTTTGATCATCCGTCGACACTTAGCAATTCCAGAAGGCACCGCAGCGACTGTGGGCCTCAGTGTTGAGAAGAGCAGCGCAGATGAGATCAACCTTATAGAGCGCAAACTGTTCTTCACGACTGCCAATGCACACTTCAAG GTGGGCTGTCCAGTTCTGGCTCTGGAAGTGCTTTCCAAGATTCCCAAAGTTACTAAGAAATCCAGCTCTTCGCCTAACAGCAAAGCTTCATCCAAAGCCAATGTAAACTCCACCCAACCTCTTGAAAATGGGACCCAGGGTGGCGTGGACTGGGGCTCCCCTGCAGCCCCGGCCGATGCCTGGGGTGGAAATGATAGTGTGTTAGACTGGAGCCAGCCTTTGGTCAAGATGGATGAAGATGACCTGAAGCTGGACTGGGGGGCAGAcaaagaagatgatgaagatgatgatgatgatgatgatgatgacggtCTGACCATGAAGAAGCCAGAGGCTGAGATTAAAGTGGGCGGAGGCTCAGAGATTGGCGGCCCTAAACTGCAGAGAGACGACTCACAG GGGGAGTCGGAGGTGGACGTGATTGCGGAGCAGCTGAAGTTCCGGGCCTGTCTGAAGATCCTGATGACAGAGCTGCGTACGCTAGCCACAGGCTTCGAGGTGGATGGAGGGAAGCTCCGCTTTCAGCTCTACAGTTGGCTGGAGAAGGAGATAGCAGCCATGCATACGATCTGCAACTACAAG GTggagggaaaggaggaagaaTTAGATGTGGAGGGCTGGAGAGAGCGTACAGCATCAGTGGACATACCAGACGACGCCCTAGATCGTACAGAGGCCGGGGCCTACGAGCGTCACCAGATGGAGCGCCGCCGCCTTCAGGCCAAGCAGCAGCACTCTGAGAGGCGTAAAGCGTGGCTGAGGAAGAACCAGGCCCTGCTGAGGGTGTTTCTCTCCTACTGTAGCCTTCATGGAGCCAAAGGAGGAGGAGTCACCTCTGTCCGCATGGAGCTTCTCTTCCTTCTGCAGGAGAGCCAGCag GAGACCACAGTGAAGCAGCTGCAGTCTCCTCTGCCTCTGCCCACAACACTGCCTCTGCTCTCAGCCTGCATTGCTGCCACCAAGACGGTCATAGCCAATCCAGTTCTCCACCTCAGCAACCACATTCACGACATCCTCCACACCGTCACCCTCTTGGAGACCCCGCCGCATCCTGACATCATGGATGATCGG GTGAATACTCTGCACACGCTAGCAGCTTCTCTGTCTGCCTGCATCTATCAAGCACTGTGTGACAGCCACAGCTACAG CAGCCAGGCGGAGGCCAACCAGTTTACGGGGATGGTGTACCAGGGCCTGCTGCTCAGTGAGAGGAAACGACTCCGCACAGAAAGCATTGAAGAACATGTAACTCCCAACTCTGCTCCTGCACAGTGGCCAG gtgtgtcGTCCCTGATTTCTCTGTTGACGTCTGCCAGAGAGGAGGACCAGCCGAGGCTCAACGTGCTGCTGTGTGAAGGGGTCATGGCTGTCTATCTGGCACTGCTCATTCACGGCCTGGGCACTCACAGCAGCAACGAACTGTTCCGCCTGGCAGCGCATCCGCTCAACAACCGCATGTGGGCTGCTGTGTTTGGGGGAGGGGCCAAACTCGTTATTAAGCCAAAGAGGCCCGAGGCCCCACCAG CAACAGCTGGGCCTAGCAAGGAGTGTTCAGAGGCCAAGGCTGAGCAGCCCTCTCAGACTAAATCTGACTCTGAGTCTAAACCAG TTGCTCCCCCTCAACCTGCTGCAGAGGATGGGGACCGATACAGACGTAGGTTCAACATGAGGATGCTCGTTCCTGGACGCCCTGTGAAGGAGACGCCAGCGACCCCCCCTCCTGTGCCCACAGAGAGACCCGCCTACAGGGAGAAGTTTATTCCACCCGAGCTGAGCATGTGGGACTACTTTGTGGCCAAG CCCTTCCTGCCACTGTCAGACAGCAACGCTCTGTGTGACTCAGACGAAAGTGGCGCTGAAGATGACGAAGATGATGACGATGCATTTCTTTCTGACACTCAGATAACAGAGCACTCTGACCCTAACTCCTACAG CTGGGCTCTGATCCGCCTGGTAATGGTGAAGCTGGCTCATCATAACGTCAAGAACTTCCTCCCACTCACAGGCCTCGACTTCACAG ACCTGCCAGTCACCTCCCCTCTCAGCAACGCTGTGTTGAAGACTTTAGAGAATTGGGAGCAGCTACTGCTGGAGCGAATGAACAAGTTTGATGCCCCGCCCCCCAACTACATCAACACTTATCCTACTGACCTCAGTGCAGGAGGGGGCCCCGCCATACTCCGACACAAGGCCATGCTGGAGCCAGACAACACACCCTTCAA GACAAAGAACCAACAGTCCTTTCCAGCCCGACGTCTTTGGCATTTCCTGGTCAAACAGGAAGTTCTTCAGGAGACTTTGATCCGTTACATCTTTACTAAAAAAAGGAAGCAGTGTGAG tCTGTAGATAACCATATGGACCGTTTAAGCCCAAACTGCATAGCAGGAGCTAGCAGTCCCTATAAG GTTGAAGCAGACCTGGGTTACCCTGGAGGGAAGGCTAAAATCATTCATAAGGAGTCAGATATAATCATGGCATTCGCCATCAATAGG GCTAACTCCAATGAGATAGTGCTAGCCTCCACTCATGATGTCCAGGAGGTGGACGTGTCTTCTCTGGTGGCTGTGCAGCCCTACACCTGGATAGGGGACGACTTTGATAAGGAGTCCCGCAG ctcTGATGACATAGACCATCGATCTTCTCAAACCAACATTGCCCAGACGAGCTCCGTCCCCTTCGCACCACCTCAGATGCAGGTCTCTGCCTCCATGCCATGGCTCGGCAGTGGACAGACCAGCATGGGAGCCAGTGTG